taataataataataataataataataataataataatcataatagtaatagtaataataataataattaataataataataattataataataataataattaataatgataataataataacaattataataataataataataataaataattaataataataataataacaacaataataataataaaaataattgtaataataataataattaataaaaatgataataatgataattattaataataatgataatgatgatgatgatgatgatgatgatgatgataataataattataataattattaataatgataattaataataataatgataatgatgatgatgatgatgataataacaacaataataataataataataataataataataataatatagtagtagtagtagtagtagtagtagtagtaataatagtagtagtagtagtagtaatagtagtagtagtagtggtagtagtaatagtagtggtagtagtagtaatagtagtaatagtagtgatagtagtagtagtagtagtagaagtaataatagtagtagtagtaatagtagtgatagtagtagtagtagtagaagtaataatagtagtagtagtagtgtagtagtaatagtagtagtagtagtagtagtagtagtagtagtaatagtagtagtagtagtagtagtagtagtagtagtaatagtaatagtagtagtagtagtagtagttgttgttgtagtagtagtagtagtagttgttgttgtagtagtagtaataataataataataataataatggtaataataataataataataataatgatgatgatgatggtgatgatgatgatgatgatgatgataatgatgatgatgataataataaataattaataagaataagaataataataatagtaataataataattaataatagtaataataataatactaataataataagaagaagaagaagaagaagaaaaagaatagtgataatagtaataatagtaacaataataattaataatataattaataattaataataataataataataataataataataataaataataaagtacatAGTACATAATAATCATACATAATTATGAGAAACATAATGATAGCACGATGAATGCATGTGTTCGTAGAATGTATACACgacatatgtatatgtataaaccAGAAAAGAATACAACGTCAGAGGCTTATGGTATTTAGAAAAGGACGGCCTTGACATCAGTATTTGAAAAACGTCCCTGTGGAGATGTATGGTTGTAAGGAGGCGCTCAATAAAAATACTCATAAAATCATTGAATTCGGCAACAAACCGCCTTGCATGGTATCGGGGTCTCGGTTTCCTGACCGTATAACGTTCGTgatttaaaaactttcgaaTCAATCGCCGGAAACGGAGAGTTTCCGGTATAACAGCTTTCATATACTTCAAAAGCTTCGTCAATAGggatattacttttattttcagcGAATTTCTTCTGCGTTGGAATCTCATTCTTTTCCTCATTCTTATTTGGCACTGATTTTGACGATGATGGTGATTCCgcttttaaactaatttccTCGATGCTGGCGCTTTCGCGTGccaatctataatatttctgCACGTAGTCCAAATTTACCTGTTCAATCTCGATATTATCGTCTTCCGCAGCTTCCCCATCACATTGTATTCCTTCACTTTGCAATATTCTTTTCGGAGTTATCACAGGCTCGATGATTTCAGCTTCCCAACATTCTAGTACATCAGGTTCTTCTATGCTATCCAAGGAACCTATTCTACTACCAGTCTCTTCATCTTCCATGCTGCTACTTCTCTTTAATCCCTCCTccgtcttccttttttctttgacAATCGCTTCTTTAACCGGTTCACCTTTGTCAAGAGCTTTAATCACCGTAGAAGGATCATGATGATTACGCAAGTTCGGATCGTACGTGGAAGACGTCAATAATTTTCCGTCCTCTGAGACTACGATCTCACCTTTCTCGAACGTCCTTACATTCATCGTATCCTCGACAATCCCTTCGTCGTTCTCATCATCCACATCCTCGATACATTGAATCTTTGTGTCAACATTATTCGAGGGATTCCGCGCGTGCGATCTCCCTTGTTTTTTCGCCCGCCTTGCATTGACTCTCTTCGAGTCTATCCGAGAGTTTAAAGCAACCCTCATACCCGCAACGCTATCCGTCTCAGTAAATTCGCAAATCTCACCAACAACAtcttgctgctgctgctgcttagccagatttttctttttcgtaacATTCAACTCTTCCTGCTGGCCACAAGAATCCGACGAGGACACCGCCTCGCGATCCATCTTCCCGCCCAACGCGTGTCTGCTGGCCACTCGCCTTCGCGCCTCCGATCTTCTCTTCGcgtccttctttcttctcgaacCTCCACTGTTACCAACTTCcggctgttgttgttgctgctccTGTCTACCCTTGATGTTGCTGATCCCTGCGAATTCCCCGCAACTAGCTGCGCGCGACAATGCCGCATTGTCCGCACCGCTATTAACAGATAGTGCAGGCATGGGGTTGCCTTGCAAGTTTTTTGGCGGCTCTTCGTCCACATCATCCTCGTCCTCCTCGCAATCCATCGAGACAGCCGACGTGATGAACAAATCGGGCGACTTTTCCCTTCGTAACCACTCCGTCACCGCCTTCATAATGGGATAATCGGACAATTGCGTCTGACTCTCGAAACCAGAATCCTCGTTCGTTGCCTCGATCGCTTCTTTACTCAAGCGATTGCATACCATTTTCGCTTCAAATTTACTCGCTGCTTGATCGTCATCCCCAACGTTATCACCGCAACGTTCTACTTTCGAGTCGTTCGACAGATCTATCTTCTTCTCCATATTCTCGGCCAATTCGtgtattttcgtttcattttccgATTCAACCGCGTTGGTCAGGTCTGGGCCAGGTGTTGCTTCTCTCACGAATTTCGCCcccttcgaatattttcgctTCGATAGATTAGTCGACGACGATGATTTGCTGCTCGACAAAGATTCGTGATTCTGATCGTCGCGGATCGCTACATTCTCCACGCTGTATTCTCCAGGCGTGATCGATCTCGACCTCGTTTTTTCGTCGTTTGGTACGGGGGGGGACGGTGATCTCGAGTTTGCTAACACGATCGACGCGTTCTCGTCGTTGCTCGAATCCAGTCGCCCATTCACCAGGATCTCCCCATTCATTTCGTTCGTCGATCGTTCGCTTGGCTCGTTGGCACTCGATGAATCGTTATTTGTTGTTTTGATAGTGCTTGGCAGTTTCTCGATCTCAGTCGCCGCCTCGCCGGCGACTAACTCGTTCCTCAAAAGAATTGCCTCCTTATCCTCGAGGAAGCAGTTCGTCAGTCTATTCGTCGACTCGTTTACCGAATTGGTAATCGCGAAATCTAGCGATTTCGATTGActgttttctaataaaatcgtTTCTAATTGATGATCAGACTTGCTGTTCTCGATCGATTTGTCGTTTTGGTTCTTCGAATCGCCGGATACGACGCCGTTGCACACCTCGTTTGAATCGTTTGAATCGGCGAAGGTCGCGTCCGACGATAACGCGCTCGACGGCTGGTTTATCGTCGAGCTCATCTCGCACGTGGACGTATCGTTGGCGGAGGTCGAAATGGCGGGTAACGAGGTATTAGATTCAACGACTTGTCGCAACTGGAACTCCTGACATTCGGGATTCAGCGGCCGGTTGCTAATTGTTGTCGTATTCGTAGTCGAAGTTGAACACGCTGTCCAAGACAGCCGGGAAGACGGTAGACCGGTATCACACTCGGAGCTGtactctccttcttcctcgtcCTCCGTGTTACCCtgtattttaataacgattttttaatccggtcaaatttataaaattgatttataaaacttttactttttccaatgatacaattctttattatttctttttctcatttcttttttttaattcgttcgcGCAAGATTTTCGATCTATTTTGAGATCGAAATGacgcttttatttatttataaatatgactcgatattaaaatcaatgataCTTTGCAAAGACTTGTtgattgaaaggaaaaaaaaatgtaaatgtaattgaTTGATTGTCTTAAGATATTTCTTGCTAATTATATCAAGGAAAGAAATATGTTAAGGCAAATCATTTCGTATTAATGCAATATTCTAtttgcattttcttttttttttatttatcaatttaaatttcatttaacattATGATAATGTTTATGCTAATGAAAATTCTAAAGGTTTGCAcgatattttcttcgttaatattatcttatgaTCTATCTAGatcatagaaaattaaaccaaggttgcaaaaattaaattatttataatgctacgataaatttttttaaaataattggattcctatttctcattttaatatattatatacccgCTTTTCATATACCTTGAAGAAACGATacgtacaataaaatatatattttacttatttttttttaactcttacTGATAATCGTTCCTTCGCTAATCGCAAAATTTATCCACTCACCGTAGCAAGTCTTCTttgtttccttctcttttttttctttcttcgcttGGCACAGGCCGCCGACATGGCCGCAACGTCCGTGGTTCTGATCATGGGCCCACCCTGTATCGTAACACCTTGTACAACAGAAACGCAAACCGATTAAACCTCGTCGCATAAACCGATACaccgatatattttaatttacaggtTCAACGAAACGTGTATTTTCTCTCATACTTCGACTCCTGGAATTCTACTTATCAAAATCGGGAATTCAAGGAATAAAAGTGGTGTATCGAAGGGCGCGAGCAACTGAACTTGGCTTCTCCATCGCTTCTTCCTCGTCCTTCCGTTTCCCGCGTGAGCCGATCCCCACGGGGCCGAGGAAGTTATTTTAAACCGCTTCTATTTGAGACGCCGCTAAGAGATGCTCGTCGGATCTCTTTGCCAAACTCGAGGCGGAGAGATCTCTCTCGTCGCCCCTCgtacaattgaaattaaaaatatttgatggcGTGTGAATACGATCGTCATGGCCCTATCATCCCCTAAGCGAAAAACCGGTTTTTATCTCCTTATTCGTACGAGTGATCCGTGTGAATGTAATACGTgcgtaaaatcaaaattattgccGTATTATCTCGGGCGAGGAAACCAGGTTTTTTCGTATGGGTCAAATGTGACCCATGTGAACGTCAATGattgaaatggaaataatgcctgttttcttttctttctttttttttttttcttttttctcttttcttattctttgaaCGTGCAACGTGCGAGGCAGCGTGCTAATGCTGACGATGGCTTAACCAGAGAATTGGTGATGAAACGCACGGATGAAGATAATTGAGATACGATTGAACGTATGCAAGAGAACACACACATTACGAGCGTGTTAGAGAGTCTTGGACTTTAGTTACGATCGCCAGATGGACCGCGGATATCCTCGACTGAGATTCGTCgaggattatttttatgaaccaCGGCACGCACACGCGGTTGATTGCGTGATGCGAAACCGGGTTACGCGAAACGTTGTCCGAGCTTCTTAAGGAGCTTTCTTCGTCTTTATTTTCGCGACAGGAGATGAGAAttgttttaatctaaaaataaacacAGTACGATGATTTTAGAAATACGAAGAAAgacgtatataaataataatgataaatgatatgtatgaatattatatgttcatttttttttttttgctaatttttttatggaatataaaattaaaagttttccaTTAAATATCTAACAGTAaggaatcatatttaaatatttcatgatttttaattgtagagtcacatgttttaatttaaaagtaacgTGTCATAGTTTAAAGTGTCATAGTGCAaagtatttgtaaaataacaataaacgaattggaacatttttcaaaaattaatttttttcaattttaaataagactacctaaaatattgattattttaaattatatattttctatataaaaatatatgaaatatggaaaattaattcaatacttaaattcaatactttttaaaaaaaataatgacagGATGAAATCGtgcaataatcaattatatttctatattcatttatcaaaaataaaatattttcatttctaattgATACTCTtgcataacattttataacattCATCGTTCAAAtgtctaataaaaaaacatcctCAAACTCCTTCTTTCAATAAACCTGTTTCGttcgaattagaaaaagagagaaagacaaCAAGCTCCATTCTTGGACAAtgttttcaaataatgaaaacgaaggaagaggaaacatttatttcgcatatatatatatatcttggcGATCGTATCTAAAGAGTAGCGGCTCTCTTTGCGAATTATTACCTTTTACCTTGAATGTGGTAGAGGCACGGCGGTAATAAAACAGCAATGATGCCGATGGACGGGACAGCAGTCATGAATCTGGCTATATCCCTTTCTCCTGGCCGCGCATCCAACCGACACTGTTCTCGTTTAACATTAGAAACAGGTACAATCAAACGTACTAACGCCTAAGCTGACGCAGCACGGGGAAGGAGTGatcggataaaaaaaaaattgcggtGCATTTTATGCTACTGCttaccatctttttttttctttctttctttctttcttttttttttttttttttttttttttttaatacatgttACGCGTGTAATATATTACTTCTTGACCTGGACCCCATCTCGTATGTCGATAACAAATCAAGTTGTGTAACGTACTTCTGACATTTATTTGAAACGCGAACACGCGTAGCACTTCATCAATCTTTTCTgttttcattgaattaaagtattttcgtttaaaattagaatggaATTTGACATAAGtttacttatttcttttttccttttacaaatatcaaatttgcaaaagaaaaatttagaataagttggaacgtaaaattttataaagaactttgaaaaaagaacaaagtatatatatatatatcagctTATTGAAGCTTCATCGAATGAAACGTAAAATGtcgttcaagaaaaaaaaatccacttTCCAATCAAACCTTCCCctcaaaacaatttaaatcaaaattctcaACCAATACCAACCCACCCGAAAGAttacatgtattataatatctacataaaattgatttaagaaTAGAGAAAGCTAAAAAAATCCTCCCCCCCGATAAAGAAAATTCCCATCAGCGTAACACATAGTCAAAATGATTATGTTAGTCGCAAGCGGATTACACAACAACGCGGTGCTCCCTCCCCGAAGTGCGCAGATTCTCTCTTAAGCCGCAAGAAAAACAACCTTGGCATGTTCGTCCGTTGTTCCGTCCATCCGTCCATGAACAGAACCAAAGCTacaagagagagatagagagcgAAAGAAAAATCCGCGGCTAGACATGCGATAGCAATTGGAGCAAAGGTAAACTCTCTTTCGAGAATTAATTGCCGTAATAACAGAGAAGgaatagagaaaagaaatagggGAGAGCCGAGGAAGaccgtttcatttttttccccctttctctACACAGTCTTCAAGTCAAGCTCTTCTCTATCAACTAACCATTCACGTTGATCAAAGGAGGACCAAACATGTAATGGCCGGGATACATGTAAGGCTGAGGAATCGCTGGTATCACGTGAGATACGTGTACCGGTTGCTGCATCAACATTGGTTCAAAATAGGGGCCACCGTTCTCCAAGGGTTGCTCCTCCGCTTGTTGCTCATCCCCGTATTGTTCCTCCATTTGCTCTTCCATTTGTTCCTCCATCTGCTCGTCCGCTTGCTGTTCCTCCTTCGCGTTGGTGAACTCTATGGGCTGCTCTTCCGTCTCCCCGGCCATGCTACCGCTGCAACTGGTGCTACCTGTACCGCTCTCGTTACTGATTCCATTTGAATTCTCCGTCGGCAGAACCGTATTTTCTTGCTCTTCCATTACCACCGTATTTTCCATACTTTGATTGTTCTGTAAATAGTAGCAAtggtatttattaaatttgtttgaataattttatttgtataaatattatcgattaaaaatttagaatatttttatacaatttcattaataatttaattaattcgttttgaacagatattattctaatttttctttatctcgaaatatctttttgaaatatctttcaaattcttagatttaatatcataGTGATTTTTATCACTATGGTAaagtagattattttatttagataaaggATTCACATTCTTTATACCTCGTAATTCATTATACAGTATGGTTGATTAGGCAGTTTGGGCACGTAAGTTGGATTAATCCATTCTATGGGCCTAAGAGGCACAGGTGCACAAGGCACGGCCGCCAAAACACTCGGTGCAACTTGAGATTGCATCGGCGCTGGACCAACCAACATCACAGGATATTCGTAATAGTAACCACCCATGTGGTCATAAAACGTCCCATAGCCCAGTTGGGCGTTGGAATCCATCACTGGTGGATATTCGCCGGTACCGCAGTCCCTGTCCAACAACTGTTGATCCTCAGTCGTTTCGCTACCATCTGCAATTGACATGACAAAGTTAAACAAGCAAGCAAAAAGTTAACTTTAATTATACTCAACATTGATGCATAAAGGAAagcagatatatatgtatgtaagttTTGATTGAAAACCGTACCATTACTTTTGAAtccctttaataaattttctttgatgaaaagaaagaaacgagattttaaaattatgttaggtacatataaattcaagaaattcaATAGTGgaagaattaatcaaattgaatagatttcattatatatataatttcaacaacattcaaaataaaccaatcaaataacaattgaataatcaaattaatcaaatttaaaaatgtttaaaatttccaaactttAAATCTGTATGAAAGAAACAAATCCTACAAGAAACTTGACTCattgttaaattgaaaaaacaaaggATTTTTCTTTAACGAACACCTTCCACAAAATCTCTCAAATCAATGTCAACCAAGACAAAAGGGATAAGTCGACTATTCTTCTACTTGTCTCTCTCAACAAGATACAATGGAGTAACACGGGAAATCATACAAACTTGAAGAGGGTGATAGGGGTAAGCAGTCCAAGCAGCTTCCCGGAAACGACGTCACGGCCAGGAAGGGTGAACGAGACAAGCCAGAAATTGGATGAAATGCATCACGTTTCTACCTATACCTCTACCTGCGGTGGAATGAGACGCCGATTGGCTCTCGGTGGTCGAGGAAGTCGCGCTGGTGTTGGCGTTCCCGCTCCAGGGTTTCTTCCTCGACAGATAACCCTTTTTGAACAGCATATCCTGGCGGGGTGTCGTGATCCTCGTGTATTCGTCCTCGTTAAAGATAATCTTGGGCTGGGACGGTGAACCGGTTGTGTCGTTCTTGTGCCGTGTCGTAGCGCCGGCGTACGCGCCACCATCGCTACTTCCGGTTCTACGCGGCTTGTATCCGCTCTGCCGAGTAAAGCTGTGCGTGTTCGTGTCATTCTCCTGCCCTTTCAAGAATCCGTTCCGTaatccttcttcttcgtcctCTTCGCCGGGTGGAGCTGCAAATTAAATCGAACAGATACAGTTGGAttccaatttctaatttcctcttttcgttttatcatttttataacataatgaAATGATAACATTGATACGAATGGCTAGAGTATGCCCCatctagatttttcttttattttttaattttatttgtaatcgGATCAaggttcgatcgaaaattgtaACGAAAATACATCTTCcttcatatttttgtaaataaaatggatacaatggattaaaatttaaaacaatattttcatcgttcaaataattaattagttaaagCATATTTTGTCcgcgtataaaataaaaataaaaattgaatcgatattataattgtaaactcttgtgttaaatttatacattatgtattcgaataatttaaaattacttaacaTATATCtgaatacaaatatacaatgcATATTAACTTTCAGAATAACATACATGTACGTGTACTTCAATTTCACggtacattttaattatttcaaagcgagagagaaaattaataagatgaatttaatttatctaaaacaGATTCTATAAGTAATATGATCTCTTACATAcaagtttcaatattattatgaataattataatatttcaattaatattataaattaattactattgctgaaaatttctatttgaactattttgtataattgaatatgaaatgaatatatttcaacctccaaatttaaatcttgtttTTTCCACCTCCtcgttaaagattttttttacgaaacaaaaatatgtacatgaacgtatttataataaatataaattattcgaaaagtatatattatataataaataattattgatcgatctaatgtattaattattaactaaaactagtatatttttttaagaagatcGGAATGATTTTGATGGATAGATTTAACAAGTACTTATTAAAGTCATAAGAAAGTATACTGAACGATTTCACAAGCGAAAAGAACACTGGTTCAAGTACCATCGACTCAAATTACAGAGGAATTTGTTATCCGAGTGCAATGGTGTTCGCTATCCACAAACAAATCCTCTTGTATTGGAATGTACATACTATTAGTGATGTTTGAAATGTATAACGATTGAAAGTAAAGGATCGAAGAAATCTCATTCAATGCTTTTCAATCGAGTACATTATTGTTCAAAAGTATGGATTAATCAAGACGAAAATCTGTATGatagaaaatgaattgaataaattgaaaatacgaaattttaaatgtgatgattgattaaaaatttagaccCTTAGCGTAAAACGATTATTCTtagaaaatttctcaattgatattacaattattagaatttgaaaatttgcataattatggtgtaataattaatgatatatatatatataattatacgattGAAATGCGATAgggatatatatttgtaataaatttaatcttttataataagaatttgttttcctatcttaatttgaaatttgagaatataatataattttcatatgttaa
This genomic interval from Apis mellifera strain DH4 linkage group LG7, Amel_HAv3.1, whole genome shotgun sequence contains the following:
- the LOC413721 gene encoding uncharacterized protein LOC413721 isoform X3, which encodes MQWRRQRRVIHVIGSSNHVLLLARYQDAPPGEEDEEEGLRNGFLKGQENDTNTHSFTRQSGYKPRRTGSSDGGAYAGATTRHKNDTTGSPSQPKIIFNEDEYTRITTPRQDMLFKKGYLSRKKPWSGNANTSATSSTTESQSASHSTADGSETTEDQQLLDRDCGTGEYPPVMDSNAQLGYGTFYDHMGGYYYEYPVMLVGPAPMQSQVAPSVLAAVPCAPVPLRPIEWINPTYVPKLPNQPYCIMNYENNQSMENTVVMEEQENTVLPTENSNGISNESGTGSTSCSGSMAGETEEQPIEFTNAKEEQQADEQMEEQMEEQMEEQYGDEQQAEEQPLENGGPYFEPMLMQQPVHVSHVIPAIPQPYMYPGHYMFGPPLINVNGVTIQGGPMIRTTDVAAMSAACAKRRKKKKRRKQRRLATGNTEDEEEGEYSSECDTGLPSSRLSWTACSTSTTNTTTISNRPLNPECQEFQLRQVVESNTSLPAISTSANDTSTCEMSSTINQPSSALSSDATFADSNDSNEVCNGVVSGDSKNQNDKSIENSKSDHQLETILLENSQSKSLDFAITNSVNESTNRLTNCFLEDKEAILLRNELVAGEAATEIEKLPSTIKTTNNDSSSANEPSERSTNEMNGEILVNGRLDSSNDENASIVLANSRSPSPPVPNDEKTRSRSITPGEYSVENVAIRDDQNHESLSSSKSSSSTNLSKRKYSKGAKFVREATPGPDLTNAVESENETKIHELAENMEKKIDLSNDSKVERCGDNVGDDDQAASKFEAKMVCNRLSKEAIEATNEDSGFESQTQLSDYPIMKAVTEWLRREKSPDLFITSAVSMDCEEDEDDVDEEPPKNLQGNPMPALSVNSGADNAALSRAASCGEFAGISNIKGRQEQQQQQPEVGNSGGSRRKKDAKRRSEARRRVASRHALGGKMDREAVSSSDSCGQQEELNVTKKKNLAKQQQQQDVVGEICEFTETDSVAGMRVALNSRIDSKRVNARRAKKQGRSHARNPSNNVDTKIQCIEDVDDENDEGIVEDTMNVRTFEKGEIVVSEDGKLLTSSTYDPNLRNHHDPSTVIKALDKGEPVKEAIVKEKRKTEEGLKRSSSMEDEETGSRIGSLDSIEEPDVLECWEAEIIEPVITPKRILQSEGIQCDGEAAEDDNIEIEQVNLDYVQKYYRLARESASIEEISLKAESPSSSKSVPNKNEEKNEIPTQKKFAENKSNIPIDEAFEVYESCYTGNSPFPAIDSKVFKSRTLYGQETETPIPCKAVCCRIQ
- the LOC413721 gene encoding uncharacterized protein LOC413721 isoform X6 encodes the protein MLFKKGYLSRKKPWSGNANTSATSSTTESQSASHSTAGRGIDGSETTEDQQLLDRDCGTGEYPPVMDSNAQLGYGTFYDHMGGYYYEYPVMLVGPAPMQSQVAPSVLAAVPCAPVPLRPIEWINPTYVPKLPNQPYCIMNYENNQSMENTVVMEEQENTVLPTENSNGISNESGTGSTSCSGSMAGETEEQPIEFTNAKEEQQADEQMEEQMEEQMEEQYGDEQQAEEQPLENGGPYFEPMLMQQPVHVSHVIPAIPQPYMYPGHYMFGPPLINVNGVTIQGGPMIRTTDVAAMSAACAKRRKKKKRRKQRRLATGNTEDEEEGEYSSECDTGLPSSRLSWTACSTSTTNTTTISNRPLNPECQEFQLRQVVESNTSLPAISTSANDTSTCEMSSTINQPSSALSSDATFADSNDSNEVCNGVVSGDSKNQNDKSIENSKSDHQLETILLENSQSKSLDFAITNSVNESTNRLTNCFLEDKEAILLRNELVAGEAATEIEKLPSTIKTTNNDSSSANEPSERSTNEMNGEILVNGRLDSSNDENASIVLANSRSPSPPVPNDEKTRSRSITPGEYSVENVAIRDDQNHESLSSSKSSSSTNLSKRKYSKGAKFVREATPGPDLTNAVESENETKIHELAENMEKKIDLSNDSKVERCGDNVGDDDQAASKFEAKMVCNRLSKEAIEATNEDSGFESQTQLSDYPIMKAVTEWLRREKSPDLFITSAVSMDCEEDEDDVDEEPPKNLQGNPMPALSVNSGADNAALSRAASCGEFAGISNIKGRQEQQQQQPEVGNSGGSRRKKDAKRRSEARRRVASRHALGGKMDREAVSSSDSCGQQEELNVTKKKNLAKQQQQQDVVGEICEFTETDSVAGMRVALNSRIDSKRVNARRAKKQGRSHARNPSNNVDTKIQCIEDVDDENDEGIVEDTMNVRTFEKGEIVVSEDGKLLTSSTYDPNLRNHHDPSTVIKALDKGEPVKEAIVKEKRKTEEGLKRSSSMEDEETGSRIGSLDSIEEPDVLECWEAEIIEPVITPKRILQSEGIQCDGEAAEDDNIEIEQVNLDYVQKYYRLARESASIEEISLKAESPSSSKSVPNKNEEKNEIPTQKKFAENKSNIPIDEAFEVYESCYTGNSPFPAIDSKVFKSRTLYGQETETPIPCKAVCCRIQ
- the LOC413721 gene encoding uncharacterized protein LOC413721 isoform X5 — protein: MGKKGSKRKTRWRTLSIGTPPGEEDEEEGLRNGFLKGQENDTNTHSFTRQSGYKPRRTGSSDGGAYAGATTRHKNDTTGSPSQPKIIFNEDEYTRITTPRQDMLFKKGYLSRKKPWSGNANTSATSSTTESQSASHSTADGSETTEDQQLLDRDCGTGEYPPVMDSNAQLGYGTFYDHMGGYYYEYPVMLVGPAPMQSQVAPSVLAAVPCAPVPLRPIEWINPTYVPKLPNQPYCIMNYENNQSMENTVVMEEQENTVLPTENSNGISNESGTGSTSCSGSMAGETEEQPIEFTNAKEEQQADEQMEEQMEEQMEEQYGDEQQAEEQPLENGGPYFEPMLMQQPVHVSHVIPAIPQPYMYPGHYMFGPPLINVNGVTIQGGPMIRTTDVAAMSAACAKRRKKKKRRKQRRLATGNTEDEEEGEYSSECDTGLPSSRLSWTACSTSTTNTTTISNRPLNPECQEFQLRQVVESNTSLPAISTSANDTSTCEMSSTINQPSSALSSDATFADSNDSNEVCNGVVSGDSKNQNDKSIENSKSDHQLETILLENSQSKSLDFAITNSVNESTNRLTNCFLEDKEAILLRNELVAGEAATEIEKLPSTIKTTNNDSSSANEPSERSTNEMNGEILVNGRLDSSNDENASIVLANSRSPSPPVPNDEKTRSRSITPGEYSVENVAIRDDQNHESLSSSKSSSSTNLSKRKYSKGAKFVREATPGPDLTNAVESENETKIHELAENMEKKIDLSNDSKVERCGDNVGDDDQAASKFEAKMVCNRLSKEAIEATNEDSGFESQTQLSDYPIMKAVTEWLRREKSPDLFITSAVSMDCEEDEDDVDEEPPKNLQGNPMPALSVNSGADNAALSRAASCGEFAGISNIKGRQEQQQQQPEVGNSGGSRRKKDAKRRSEARRRVASRHALGGKMDREAVSSSDSCGQQEELNVTKKKNLAKQQQQQDVVGEICEFTETDSVAGMRVALNSRIDSKRVNARRAKKQGRSHARNPSNNVDTKIQCIEDVDDENDEGIVEDTMNVRTFEKGEIVVSEDGKLLTSSTYDPNLRNHHDPSTVIKALDKGEPVKEAIVKEKRKTEEGLKRSSSMEDEETGSRIGSLDSIEEPDVLECWEAEIIEPVITPKRILQSEGIQCDGEAAEDDNIEIEQVNLDYVQKYYRLARESASIEEISLKAESPSSSKSVPNKNEEKNEIPTQKKFAENKSNIPIDEAFEVYESCYTGNSPFPAIDSKVFKSRTLYGQETETPIPCKAVCCRIQ